In the Clostridium sporogenes genome, one interval contains:
- a CDS encoding threonine/serine exporter family protein, which translates to MIKQIILAFFGSIFPVILFNIDRKRIVWTGFSGSIGWMVYLIVYNYTYSPVMSSFVGAFMVGIYSEFMARKLKTPAMQFSIPGIFPLVPGITAYYAINSIVEQNYSLAYFKGFQTIAIGGAIAFGIMLSSTTVRFIIKITQTKKVKRANKAK; encoded by the coding sequence ATGATAAAGCAAATTATATTGGCGTTTTTTGGCAGTATATTTCCCGTTATACTATTTAATATTGATAGAAAAAGAATAGTGTGGACTGGTTTTTCGGGTTCTATTGGATGGATGGTATATCTTATAGTATATAATTATACATATAGTCCTGTTATGTCATCTTTTGTTGGTGCTTTTATGGTAGGAATATATAGTGAATTTATGGCTAGAAAGCTTAAAACACCAGCTATGCAGTTTTCTATACCAGGTATATTCCCTTTAGTACCGGGAATTACAGCTTATTATGCTATAAATTCTATAGTTGAACAAAACTATTCTTTAGCATATTTTAAGGGTTTTCAAACTATAGCTATAGGTGGAGCAATTGCTTTTGGGATAATGCTTTCTTCAACTACTGTTAGATTTATTATAAAAATAACACAAACTAAAAAAGTAAAAAGAGCAAACAAAGCAAAATAA
- a CDS encoding threonine/serine exporter family protein: protein MEAKQVLEISLSVGKMLLSSGAESYRVEETIERICKAYNLQCECMVTAKGVLLSIIDNNNEKVTSLKKVKTRGVDLARIDRLNSFSRSLQDNPIAYDEAKEKLKEIESLPFFTLPVRIVAAGMTSFVYSLFFNGTIYDAIVSTFISMAIYYMLDKVSKVGFFQFFQFFFAGFIIGISSLIAENIFPLVSRGNIITGGIMILVPGVPLTNGIKDIIYDDFMSGIVKFGEAMLVVTAMGAGIATALTLGVGVK from the coding sequence ATGGAAGCTAAGCAGGTTTTAGAGATTTCACTTTCTGTAGGTAAAATGCTTTTAAGTAGTGGTGCAGAATCTTATAGGGTTGAAGAAACAATTGAAAGAATTTGTAAGGCATATAATTTACAATGCGAATGCATGGTTACTGCTAAAGGTGTATTATTATCTATTATAGATAATAATAATGAAAAGGTAACCTCACTTAAAAAAGTAAAGACAAGAGGAGTAGATTTAGCTAGAATAGATCGTCTTAATTCTTTTTCTAGAAGCCTTCAAGACAATCCTATAGCCTATGATGAAGCTAAGGAAAAACTAAAAGAAATAGAGTCCCTTCCATTTTTTACTTTGCCAGTAAGAATTGTGGCTGCAGGCATGACTTCTTTTGTTTATTCTTTATTTTTTAATGGTACAATCTATGATGCTATTGTTTCAACTTTTATTAGTATGGCGATTTATTATATGTTAGATAAGGTGTCTAAAGTTGGATTTTTTCAATTTTTTCAATTTTTCTTTGCAGGTTTTATAATAGGAATATCTAGTTTAATAGCGGAAAATATATTTCCATTGGTAAGTAGGGGAAATATTATAACTGGAGGAATAATGATATTAGTTCCAGGAGTACCACTTACAAATGGTATAAAAGATATTATCTACGATGATTTTATGTCTGGCATAGTAAAATTTGGAGAGGCAATGTTAGTAGTAACTGCAATGGGAGCAGGAATTGCTACAGCATTGACACTAGGAGTAGGTGTTAAGTAA
- a CDS encoding DUF1659 domain-containing protein, which yields MAVSKDMLGKNLVLEYQDSLDEKGKAIMKRATYKNVKLTAEPEALVAVVDVINPLMPEGISKA from the coding sequence ATGGCAGTAAGTAAGGATATGTTAGGAAAAAATTTAGTTCTAGAATACCAAGATAGCTTAGACGAGAAAGGAAAAGCTATTATGAAAAGGGCTACTTATAAAAATGTAAAATTAACTGCAGAACCTGAAGCTCTTGTGGCAGTAGTGGATGTAATAAATCCATTAATGCCTGAAGGCATATCAAAGGCTTGA
- a CDS encoding DUF2922 domain-containing protein: MNITKYLNLVFKTTEDSTSTIKIPKVKEDITEDEIKNCGKIIVDQNIFQTKNGDLSVLKVTRIITTETEEIKIEE, encoded by the coding sequence ATGAATATAACAAAATATTTAAATTTAGTGTTTAAAACCACAGAGGATTCTACTTCAACTATAAAGATTCCAAAGGTTAAAGAGGACATAACGGAAGATGAAATAAAAAATTGCGGAAAGATTATAGTAGATCAGAACATATTCCAAACTAAAAATGGAGATCTTTCAGTACTTAAGGTTACAAGAATTATAACAACTGAAACAGAAGAAATTAAAATAGAAGAATAG
- a CDS encoding collagen-like protein has translation MRNKCKKIICIPGCGRCTCPRGVTGPTGPQGVTGPTGLQGVTGPTGLQGVTGPTGLQGVTGPTGLQGVTGPTGLQGATGPTGLQGITGPTGLQGVTGPTGLQGVTGPTGLQGVTGPTGLQGVTGPTGLQGVTGPTGLQGVTGPTGLQGVTGPTGLQGVTGPTGLQGVTGPTGLQGVTGPTGLQGVTGPTGLQGVTGPTGLQGVTGPTGLQGVTGPTGLQGVTGPTGLQGVTGPTGLQGVTGPTGLQGVTGPTGLQGVTGPTGLQGVTGPTGLQGVTGPTGLQGVTGPTGLQGVTGPTGLQGVTGPTGLQGVTGPTGLQGVTGPTGLQGITGPTGLQGITGPTGLQGVTGPTGLQGVTGPTGLQGVTGPTGLQGVTGPTGLQGVTGPTGLQGVTGPTGLQGVTGPTGLQGVTGPTGLQGVTGPTGLQGVTGPTGLQGVTGPTGLQGITGPTGLQGITGPTGLQGVTGPTGLQGVTGPTGLQGVTGPTGLQGVTGPTGLQGVTGPTGLQGVTGPTGLQGVTGPTGLQGITGPTGLQGITGPTGLQGVTGPTGLQGVTGPTGLQGVTGPTGLQGVTGPTGLQGVTGPTGLQGVTGPTGLQGVTGSTGLQGVTGPTGLQGITGPTGLQGVTGPTGLQGVTGPTGLQGVTGPTGLQGVTGPTGLQGITGPTGLQGVTGPTGLQGVTGPTGLQGITGPTGLQGITGPTGLQGVTGPTGLQGVTGPTGLQGVTGPTGLQGVTGPTGLQGVTGPTGLQGVTGPTGLQGVTGPTGLQGITGPTGLQGVTGPTGLQGVTGPTGLQGVTGPTGLQGVTGPALTSSYINATHDSTSTATVATGANAPLTITRQISADITRSGDIITIGTTGLYFVWYAVAVNAGSSGGFGIKINTSITGGNTAGINNTDIQTQQVSGGGIFLLTDGDEVSIANKSSGDITISGSITNLSDPDVVQLVIFRIA, from the coding sequence TTGAGAAATAAATGTAAGAAAATTATATGTATACCTGGATGTGGTAGATGTACTTGTCCACGCGGGGTCACTGGACCAACAGGACCACAGGGAGTAACAGGCCCTACTGGTTTACAAGGCGTAACAGGTCCAACAGGATTGCAAGGCGTAACCGGTCCTACTGGATTACAGGGAGTAACGGGACCTACTGGATTACAAGGAGTAACGGGGCCTACTGGACTGCAAGGAGCAACAGGACCTACTGGATTACAAGGAATTACAGGTCCAACAGGATTACAAGGAGTAACCGGTCCTACAGGACTCCAAGGAGTAACCGGCCCAACAGGACTGCAGGGTGTTACAGGGCCTACAGGGTTACAAGGAGTAACGGGACCTACTGGACTGCAAGGAGTAACAGGCCCTACAGGATTGCAAGGAGTAACAGGCCCTACAGGATTGCAAGGAGTAACAGGCCCTACAGGATTGCAAGGAGTAACAGGCCCTACAGGATTGCAAGGAGTAACAGGCCCTACAGGATTGCAAGGAGTAACAGGCCCTACAGGATTGCAAGGAGTAACAGGCCCTACAGGATTGCAAGGAGTAACAGGCCCTACAGGATTGCAAGGAGTAACAGGCCCTACAGGATTGCAAGGAGTAACAGGCCCTACAGGATTGCAAGGAGTAACAGGCCCTACAGGATTGCAAGGAGTAACAGGCCCTACAGGATTGCAAGGAGTAACAGGCCCTACAGGATTGCAAGGAGTAACAGGCCCTACAGGATTGCAAGGAGTAACAGGCCCTACAGGATTGCAAGGAGTAACAGGCCCTACAGGATTGCAAGGAGTAACAGGCCCTACAGGATTGCAAGGAGTAACAGGTCCTACTGGATTACAGGGAGTAACGGGACCTACTGGACTACAAGGCGTAACAGGTCCTACTGGACTACAAGGCGTAACAGGTCCTACTGGATTACAGGGAGTAACGGGACCTACTGGATTGCAAGGAATAACAGGACCTACTGGTTTACAAGGAATTACAGGTCCAACAGGATTACAAGGAGTAACCGGTCCTACAGGACTCCAAGGAGTAACCGGCCCAACAGGACTGCAGGGTGTTACAGGGCCTACAGGGTTACAAGGAGTAACGGGACCTACTGGACTGCAAGGAGTAACAGGTCCAACAGGATTACAAGGAGTAACAGGACCTACTGGATTGCAAGGTGTAACAGGCCCTACTGGATTACAGGGAGTAACGGGACCTACTGGACTACAAGGCGTAACAGGACCTACTGGATTACAAGGAGTAACAGGACCTACTGGATTACAGGGAGTAACGGGACCTACTGGATTGCAAGGAATAACAGGACCTACTGGTTTACAAGGAATTACAGGTCCAACAGGATTACAAGGAGTAACCGGTCCTACAGGACTCCAAGGAGTAACCGGCCCAACAGGACTGCAGGGTGTTACAGGGCCTACAGGGTTACAAGGAGTAACGGGACCTACTGGACTGCAAGGAGTAACAGGCCCTACAGGATTGCAAGGAGTAACGGGTCCTACTGGATTGCAAGGAGTAACGGGTCCTACTGGATTGCAAGGAATAACAGGACCTACTGGTTTACAAGGAATTACAGGTCCAACAGGATTACAAGGAGTAACCGGTCCTACTGGACTGCAGGGAGTAACGGGGCCTACAGGATTACAAGGAGTTACAGGTCCAACAGGACTACAAGGAGTAACCGGTCCTACAGGACTACAAGGCGTAACAGGTCCTACTGGATTACAGGGAGTAACGGGACCTACTGGATTGCAAGGTGTAACAGGCTCTACAGGATTACAAGGAGTAACAGGACCTACAGGATTGCAAGGAATAACAGGACCTACAGGATTACAAGGAGTTACAGGTCCAACAGGACTGCAAGGAGTAACGGGACCTACTGGACTACAAGGCGTAACAGGTCCTACTGGATTACAAGGAGTAACAGGACCTACAGGATTGCAAGGAATAACAGGACCTACAGGATTACAAGGAGTTACAGGTCCAACAGGACTGCAAGGAGTAACGGGGCCTACTGGATTGCAAGGAATAACAGGACCTACTGGTTTACAAGGAATTACAGGTCCAACAGGATTACAAGGAGTAACCGGTCCTACTGGACTGCAGGGAGTAACGGGGCCTACAGGATTACAAGGAGTTACAGGTCCTACAGGATTACAAGGAGTAACAGGACCTACTGGACTGCAAGGAGTAACAGGTCCTACTGGATTGCAAGGAGTAACCGGACCAACAGGACTACAGGGAGTAACAGGTCCTACCGGATTACAAGGTATAACAGGACCTACTGGATTACAAGGAGTAACAGGGCCTACAGGGTTACAAGGAGTAACAGGTCCTACTGGACTTCAAGGCGTTACTGGCCCAACAGGGTTACAAGGAGTAACCGGACCTGCACTTACAAGTTCTTATATAAATGCTACTCATGATTCTACTAGTACAGCTACTGTAGCTACTGGGGCTAATGCACCTTTAACAATAACGCGTCAAATTTCTGCTGATATTACAAGATCTGGAGATATCATTACAATAGGGACTACAGGGCTATATTTTGTTTGGTATGCGGTTGCAGTAAATGCTGGAAGCTCTGGTGGTTTTGGAATAAAAATTAATACTTCTATAACAGGTGGTAATACTGCTGGAATTAACAATACTGATATTCAAACTCAACAAGTAAGTGGTGGAGGAATATTTTTATTAACAGATGGTGATGAAGTAAGTATAGCAAATAAATCTAGTGGAGATATAACTATATCTGGTAGTATAACTAATTTATCAGATCCTGATGTGGTTCAACTTGTTATCTTTAGAATTGCATAA
- a CDS encoding transposase produces the protein MNNFTFTQENCKEETTSTWLIASLQFGLKINLFKPFEGFKLKMKRVKYSVYQKLIVIIMSIASGCETTKDINEKLGMEKLALNMFDMDNVPDQSQINELIRRFDSDSIHQLQDIHHQLFKENSNSIHANTKVVVDCDQTGLIANGKTFELSKKGYFPKNKNQRGYQLAAAFTGEHSETIAMVLDCGNTHCTDHFNEFLESIVYKYKDQIHDGNLILRTNSGFGSLENVEKLLSIPKLKFITKGYSTVKASNLAKDIPYSEFTQADKAAWVYELPENNGVRYIIIQTLSKMGNLKYSLLITNISHKDINAVELFHFYNKRQTIEAFFKMAKNTYHIKNLRTSKFYGIYGFLWIVFITHNFISCFKSTVLYGTELENVGVRVLIKNIGNIKGFVKRTSEGIIINIPPLTKLAKLIATALYTPKYIQLKFNI, from the coding sequence ATGAATAATTTTACCTTTACTCAAGAGAACTGTAAAGAAGAAACTACTTCCACTTGGTTAATTGCATCATTGCAATTTGGACTAAAAATTAATCTATTTAAGCCATTTGAAGGCTTTAAGCTTAAAATGAAAAGAGTAAAATATTCTGTATATCAAAAGCTTATTGTTATTATTATGTCTATAGCAAGTGGTTGTGAAACAACCAAAGACATCAATGAAAAACTTGGTATGGAAAAACTTGCTTTAAATATGTTTGATATGGATAACGTACCAGATCAATCACAAATTAATGAATTAATTAGACGATTTGATTCTGATAGCATACATCAACTGCAAGATATTCATCATCAACTTTTTAAGGAGAATAGTAATTCAATTCACGCTAATACGAAAGTAGTCGTAGACTGCGATCAAACAGGTTTAATTGCTAATGGAAAAACCTTTGAACTATCTAAAAAAGGTTACTTTCCTAAGAATAAAAATCAAAGAGGTTATCAATTGGCTGCCGCCTTTACAGGTGAACATTCCGAAACAATAGCAATGGTTTTAGATTGCGGAAATACTCATTGTACAGATCACTTTAATGAATTCCTAGAATCCATAGTATATAAATATAAAGATCAAATTCATGATGGCAACTTGATTTTAAGAACTAATAGTGGCTTTGGTTCATTAGAAAATGTTGAAAAACTTCTTTCAATTCCTAAACTAAAGTTTATTACTAAAGGATATTCTACTGTTAAAGCTAGTAATCTTGCAAAAGATATACCTTATTCAGAATTTACTCAAGCCGATAAGGCTGCATGGGTATATGAACTTCCTGAGAATAATGGTGTTAGATATATTATAATTCAGACATTATCCAAAATGGGAAATTTAAAATATTCTTTACTCATAACTAATATAAGCCATAAAGATATAAATGCAGTAGAACTATTTCATTTTTATAACAAACGTCAAACAATAGAAGCTTTCTTCAAGATGGCTAAAAATACGTATCATATAAAAAATCTTAGGACATCAAAGTTCTATGGGATATATGGATTTTTATGGATAGTATTTATAACACATAATTTCATAAGTTGTTTTAAATCTACGGTTTTGTATGGTACAGAACTAGAAAATGTAGGGGTAAGAGTTTTAATTAAAAACATTGGTAATATAAAAGGTTTTGTTAAAAGAACTTCTGAAGGAATCATAATTAATATTCCACCATTAACAAAACTAGCAAAACTAATTGCTACCGCACTTTATACCCCTAAATATATACAATTAAAATTTAATATATGA
- a CDS encoding collagen-like protein: MRNKCKKIICIPGCGRCTCPRGVTGPTGPQGVTGPTGLQGVTGPTGLQGVTGPTGLQGVTGPTGLQGVTGPTGLQGVTGPTGLQGVTGPTGLQGITGPTGLQGVTGPTGLQGVTGPTGLQGVTGSTGLQGVTGPTGLQGVTGPTGLQGVTGPTGLQGVTGPTGLQGVTGPTGLQGVTGPTGLQGVTGPTGLQGVTGPTGLQGVTGPTGLQGVTGPTGLQGITGPTGLQGVTGPTGLQGVTGPTGLQGVTGSTGLQGVTGPTGLQGVTGPTGLQGVTGPTGLQGVTGPTGLQGVTGPTGLQGVTGPTGLQGVTGPTGLQGVTGPTGLQGVTGPTGLQGVTGPTGLQGVTGSTGLQGVTGPTGLQGVTGPTGLQGVTGPTGLQGVTGPTGLQGVTGPTGLQGVTGPTGLQGITGPTGLQGVTGPTGLQGVTGPTGLQGVTGPTGLQGVTGPTGLQGVTGPTGLQGVTGPTGLQGVTGPTGLQGVTGPTGLQGVTGPTGLQGVTGPTGLQGITGPTGLQGVTGPTGLQGVTGPTGLQGVTGPTGLQGVTGPTGLQGITGPTGLQGVTGPTGLQGVTGPTGLQGVTGPTGLQGVTGPTGLQGVTGPTGLQGITGPTGLQGVTGPTGLQGVTGLTGLQGVTGPTGLQGVIGPTGLQGVTGPTGLQGVTGPTGLQGVTGPTGLQGITGPTGLQGVTGPTGLQGVTGPTGLQGVTGPTGLQGVTGPTGLQGVTGPTGLQGITGPTGSQGVTGPTGLQGVTGPTGLQGVTGPTGLQGVTGPTGLQGITGPTGLQGVTGPTGLQGVTGPTGLQGVTGPTGLQGVTGPTGLQGVTGPTGLQGVTGPTATNQSAFIVNLTTTGTITQGTPVSLDTNLLLSPPDITHTAGSTDIILTEGRYLVEYTVISSAPTAPNVSVRFRLNGSTITAATTVQPAVTAGTFENLSSGFIIDAPNASNILQIAPDSNGGNIFNSSFASIPNISIRIVKLD, encoded by the coding sequence TTGAGAAATAAATGTAAGAAAATTATATGTATACCTGGATGTGGTAGATGTACTTGTCCACGCGGGGTCACTGGACCAACAGGACCACAGGGAGTAACAGGCCCTACTGGTTTACAAGGCGTAACAGGTCCAACAGGACTGCAAGGAGTAACAGGACCTACAGGATTACAAGGAGTTACAGGTCCAACAGGACTGCAAGGAGTAACGGGACCTACTGGACTACAAGGCGTAACAGGTCCTACTGGATTACAAGGAGTAACAGGACCTACAGGATTGCAAGGAATAACAGGACCTACAGGATTACAAGGAGTTACAGGTCCAACAGGACTGCAAGGAGTAACGGGACCTACTGGACTACAAGGTGTAACAGGTTCTACTGGATTGCAAGGAGTAACAGGCCCTACAGGATTGCAAGGAGTAACAGGCCCTACAGGATTGCAAGGAGTAACAGGACCTACAGGATTGCAAGGAGTAACAGGACCTACTGGATTACAGGGAGTAACGGGACCTACTGGATTACAGGGAGTAACGGGACCTACTGGACTACAAGGAGTAACAGGTCCAACAGGACTGCAAGGAGTAACGGGACCTACTGGACTACAAGGCGTAACAGGTCCTACTGGATTACAAGGAGTAACAGGACCTACAGGATTGCAAGGAATAACAGGACCTACAGGATTACAAGGAGTTACAGGTCCAACAGGACTGCAAGGAGTAACGGGACCTACTGGACTACAAGGTGTAACAGGTTCTACTGGATTGCAAGGAGTAACAGGCCCTACAGGATTGCAAGGAGTAACAGGCCCTACAGGATTGCAAGGAGTAACAGGACCTACTGGATTACAGGGAGTAACGGGACCTACTGGATTACAGGGAGTAACGGGACCTACTGGACTACAAGGAGTAACAGGTCCAACAGGACTGCAGGGTGTTACAGGGCCTACAGGGTTACAAGGAGTAACGGGACCTACTGGACTGCAAGGAGTAACAGGTCCAACAGGATTACAAGGAGTAACAGGACCTACTGGACTACAAGGTGTAACAGGTTCTACTGGATTGCAAGGAGTAACAGGCCCTACAGGATTGCAAGGAGTAACAGGACCTACTGGATTACAGGGAGTAACGGGACCTACTGGATTACAGGGAGTAACGGGACCTACTGGACTACAAGGCGTAACAGGTCCAACAGGATTACAAGGAGTAACAGGCCCTACAGGATTGCAAGGAATAACAGGACCTACAGGACTACAAGGCGTAACAGGTCCAACAGGACTGCAAGGCGTAACAGGTCCTACTGGATTACAAGGAGTAACAGGACCTACAGGATTACAAGGAGTTACAGGTCCAACAGGACTGCAAGGCGTAACAGGTCCTACTGGATTACAAGGAGTAACCGGCCCAACAGGACTGCAGGGTGTTACAGGGCCTACAGGGTTACAAGGAGTAACGGGACCTACTGGACTGCAAGGAGTAACAGGTCCAACAGGATTACAAGGAGTAACAGGTCCAACAGGATTACAAGGAATAACAGGACCTACTGGATTGCAAGGAGTAACAGGCCCTACAGGATTGCAAGGAGTAACAGGACCTACTGGATTACAGGGAGTAACGGGACCTACTGGACTGCAAGGAGTAACAGGTCCAACAGGATTACAAGGAATAACAGGACCTACAGGACTACAAGGCGTAACAGGTCCAACAGGACTGCAAGGCGTAACAGGTCCAACAGGATTACAAGGAGTAACAGGACCTACAGGATTACAAGGAGTTACAGGTCCAACAGGACTGCAAGGAGTAACGGGGCCTACTGGTTTACAAGGAATTACAGGTCCAACAGGATTACAAGGAGTAACCGGTCCTACTGGACTGCAGGGAGTAACGGGTCTTACAGGATTACAAGGAGTTACAGGTCCCACAGGACTACAAGGAGTAATCGGTCCTACAGGACTACAAGGCGTAACAGGTCCTACTGGATTACAGGGAGTAACGGGACCTACTGGACTGCAAGGAGTAACAGGTCCAACAGGATTACAAGGAATAACAGGACCTACTGGATTGCAAGGTGTAACAGGCCCTACAGGATTGCAAGGAGTAACAGGTCCTACTGGATTACAGGGAGTAACGGGACCTACTGGACTACAAGGCGTAACAGGTCCAACAGGATTACAAGGAGTAACAGGACCTACAGGACTCCAAGGAATAACAGGCCCAACAGGATCACAAGGTGTTACAGGGCCTACAGGGTTACAAGGAGTAACAGGACCTACTGGATTGCAAGGAGTAACCGGACCAACAGGACTACAGGGAGTTACAGGTCCTACTGGATTACAAGGAATAACAGGTCCAACAGGATTACAAGGAGTAACCGGACCTACTGGATTGCAAGGTGTAACAGGCCCAACAGGATTGCAAGGCGTAACAGGTCCTACTGGATTACAGGGAGTAACCGGACCTACTGGATTGCAAGGAGTAACAGGTCCAACAGGATTACAAGGAGTAACGGGGCCTACTGCTACAAATCAAAGTGCATTTATTGTAAACTTGACAACTACAGGAACTATAACTCAGGGAACTCCAGTATCATTAGACACTAATTTATTATTATCTCCTCCTGATATTACTCATACAGCTGGCTCTACCGATATAATATTAACAGAAGGTAGATATTTAGTTGAATATACTGTAATTTCTAGTGCACCAACAGCTCCAAATGTAAGTGTTAGGTTCCGATTAAATGGCAGTACAATAACTGCTGCAACAACAGTTCAACCAGCTGTAACAGCTGGAACATTTGAAAATTTAAGTTCGGGATTTATTATAGATGCCCCAAATGCTTCTAATATATTGCAAATAGCTCCAGATTCTAATGGCGGAAATATTTTTAACTCATCATTTGCCAGTATACCGAATATTTCAATTAGAATAGTTAAGTTAGATTAA
- a CDS encoding DUF169 domain-containing protein, producing the protein MDIKNICQNLYATLNLERKMVGVKFIFTKEYFEKLDIPKLNSKVNYCYMVKMASNGREFKANEENFNCLASARALGIILSNNYVDSGQHYGKHGLYDSLATAKKVQKDITFINHSIYGIEIRPLENFIKEPDIVVIITNPYNVMRIVQAYTYKYGVHKNITLGGNQGICSECTAVPYENNDLNISTLCSGTRFFCKWDECDMGVGFPFNKLKDIENGILKTLNPTEPNHKKKDIELKCKNIESNIDIKYNQNYFVNYK; encoded by the coding sequence ATGGATATAAAAAACATATGCCAGAATTTATATGCTACATTAAATTTAGAGAGAAAAATGGTAGGAGTTAAATTTATATTTACAAAAGAGTATTTTGAAAAATTAGATATTCCTAAATTAAATAGCAAAGTAAATTATTGTTATATGGTTAAAATGGCTTCAAATGGAAGAGAATTTAAAGCTAATGAAGAAAATTTTAATTGCTTAGCTTCTGCAAGAGCTTTGGGTATAATTTTAAGTAATAATTATGTAGATTCAGGACAGCATTATGGAAAGCACGGCCTATATGATAGCTTAGCTACAGCTAAAAAGGTACAAAAAGATATTACATTTATAAACCATTCAATATATGGTATAGAAATTAGACCTTTAGAAAATTTTATAAAAGAACCAGACATAGTTGTTATTATAACTAATCCTTATAATGTAATGCGAATAGTTCAGGCATATACTTATAAATATGGAGTGCATAAAAATATAACTTTAGGTGGAAACCAAGGAATATGTTCTGAATGTACAGCTGTTCCTTATGAAAATAACGATCTTAATATATCAACATTGTGTTCTGGAACAAGATTTTTTTGTAAATGGGATGAATGTGATATGGGAGTAGGATTTCCATTTAATAAGCTTAAAGACATTGAGAATGGGATATTAAAAACATTAAATCCAACAGAGCCAAATCACAAGAAAAAAGATATAGAATTAAAGTGTAAGAATATAGAAAGTAATATTGATATAAAGTATAATCAAAACTATTTTGTTAATTATAAATAA
- a CDS encoding ABC transporter ATP-binding protein, producing MLIVKDINVNYGVIPAIKQISINVNEGEIVTIIGNNGSGKSTLLKALTAQLKYTGDISFYGESLKGMSTHKIAQRGICLVPEGRGIFPLITVEENLLLAFCNKINKGTKDEKLQEVYTRFPRLKERRTQLAGSLSGGEQQMLAIGRAILSSAKLILLDEPSMGLSPIMVEEVFETIKSINKEGTSILLIEQNASMALEVCNRGYALENGKIVLEGSTEELIKSNFIKKIYLGR from the coding sequence ATGTTAATAGTTAAAGATATTAATGTAAATTATGGGGTTATTCCTGCTATAAAGCAAATATCTATAAATGTTAATGAAGGGGAAATAGTAACTATAATAGGTAATAATGGTTCTGGAAAATCTACATTATTAAAAGCATTAACAGCACAATTAAAATATACTGGAGATATTTCTTTTTATGGAGAGTCTTTAAAGGGAATGAGCACTCATAAAATAGCTCAAAGGGGGATATGTTTAGTTCCGGAAGGTAGAGGAATATTTCCTTTGATCACAGTAGAGGAAAATTTACTTTTGGCTTTTTGTAACAAGATAAATAAAGGTACGAAAGATGAAAAATTACAAGAGGTTTATACAAGATTTCCAAGATTAAAAGAAAGAAGAACCCAATTGGCAGGTAGTTTAAGTGGAGGAGAACAACAAATGCTTGCGATAGGACGAGCTATCTTATCTAGCGCTAAGTTAATATTACTAGATGAGCCTTCTATGGGATTATCTCCTATTATGGTGGAGGAAGTTTTTGAAACTATAAAATCTATAAATAAAGAAGGAACATCTATACTTTTAATTGAGCAAAATGCTTCTATGGCTCTAGAAGTGTGTAATAGAGGATACGCTTTAGAAAACGGGAAAATAGTATTAGAGGGAAGTACGGAAGAGTTGATTAAAAGTAATTTTATTAAAAAAATTTATCTTGGAAGATAG